A stretch of the Hydra vulgaris chromosome 09, alternate assembly HydraT2T_AEP genome encodes the following:
- the LOC136085520 gene encoding zinc finger MYM-type protein 5-like yields MKKVKSGAAKRREAAAAREVITKYPKLTQFLKPAVQADGESVAITETNNDVTANAENDSVSCFGLSAEGDSNMAICECIPTATTLPLLFLSDDPSDWPENVSDAQRCDIVERGVKQIEIDFPHNQERRRFSVTYYKRQMKNGETIVRSWLVYSMKSNKVFCFCCKLFGISDSPFRQGMNTWEGLSKKLNDHETGSTHLRCFEEWMTLRKGKLF; encoded by the coding sequence ATGAAGAAAGTGAAAAGTGGTGCAGCTAAGAGAAGAGAAGCAGCTGCAGCCAGGGAAGTAATAACTAAGTACCCCAAACTTACACAATTTTTGAAACCAGCAGTTCAAGCTGATGGTGAATCAGTAGCAATAACAGAAACCAATAATGATGTTACAGCCAATGCAGAAAATGATTCTGTTTCTTGTTTTGGTTTGTCTGCTGAAGGAGACTCTAATATGGCAATCTGTGAGTGTATACCAACTGCCACAACACTGCCACTTCTTTTTCTCAGTGATGATCCTTCTGATTGGCCAGAAAATGTTTCTGATGCACAGAGGTGTGACATTGTTGAACGTGGTGTAAAGCAAATTGAGATAGATTTTCCACACAATCAAGAAAGACGACGATTTTCAGTGACTTATTATAAACGACAGATGAAGAATGGAGAAACTATTGTACGGTCATGGCTTGTGTATTCTATGaaaagtaataaagttttttgcttCTGTTGCAAACTTTTTGGTATATCAGATTCACCATTCCGACAAGGGATGAACACATGGGAAGGTTTATCCAAAAAACTGAATGATCATGAAACAGGAAGTACACATCTCAGGTGCTTTGAAGAGTGGATGACATTACGAAAAggtaaactgttttaa